AATGGAATCTTCACAACCCAGCCCCAAACTACGGCTAGCCTGCCACGTGGTTTCACTCTGAAACCCGAAGACCCATGGACCGTGTCCACCCAGATTGGCTGTGCTCCCCCTAACCAAATCCGACGAGCCTTCGCATATTACCTGCAACGCGAACGAGCACACCCTTACCGTCAATACTGGCATTATAACTCATGGTATGACCTCAACATCGGCCGTAACGATCTCGATGATCCGATCAAACGCATGAACGAACAGCAGTGTTTGGATGTCATCAAGGCATTTGACAAAAAACTGTTTCAAAAACATCAAGTAGGGGTCAATGGTTTTGTCTGGGATGACGGTTGGGACGATTGGAACTCGCTATGGGGATTTCACGAGGGATTCCCTCATGGGTTCACCAAACTCAATGAGGCAGCCCTACCTCAGGGTGCGAAAATGGGCGCGTGGCTCTCTCCGTGGGGAGGGTATGGCCGTTCTCACAAAATGCGTGTCGACTATGGCAAAAAGCACGGCTACGAAACTAATGCTGGAGGGTTCTCTCTTGGAGGCATCAAATACCGAACTGCTTACCGTGATGCATGCCTTAAAATGATCAAAGACTACAATCAGGATTACTTCAAATTTGATGGAATCGGAGGCGGCATGTGGGCCACTGGTGCACCGGCCACCATTTCTGCCGATCTTGACGGGCTTATCAAAGTCATCGAAGACCTGCGCCAGACCACCCCGTCCGTTTTTATCAACTGCACTGTTGGCACCTGGGCATCCCCTTACTGGCTGTGCTTTGCTGATAGCATCTGGCGCCAAGGCGAAGACACCGCCTTTTCTGGAAAAGGCAACCCTCGAGAACAGTGGATCAACTATAAAGACAGCATCGTTTACCGCAGGTTCGCTCATCCAAGCCCCCTCTTCCCTGTTAACTCCATGATGTACCATGGCTTGACGGTCGGCCCTATGGGAAACCCTGCAAAAATGCCAAGCCCGGCAGAAAACATTAATAGCTACAGCAACGAGGTTCGGATGATGGCAGCCTACGCTAGCACCCTAGGAGAACTATACGTCACTCCAGCAATGCTCACGGATGAAGCTTGGGCTGTCCTTGCCGAAAGCATTCAATGGGCACGCACTCACCAGAAGCTTCTCAGCGACACCCACTGGATCGGCGGCGATCCTGCAAAACATCAAATATACGGTTTTGCGGCATGGCATCCTGACAAAGGCGGTGTCATTACACTCCGCAACCCGGATGACAGAAAGAAAAGCATTACTCTGGATCTTCGGACCATCTGGGAACTGCCAACAGATGATGACCTCCAGTATACACTCCATAGCCCGTGGATCGAAGATCACGGAAAGCCTCCCGTGCCAGCCAGAGCCAACACCCCACTGACAGTTACGCTTCAACCATTTGAAGTCCTCACCCTGCAAACAAAGCATTAACACAAACGCCCACAATAATGGCCAGTATTAGCCAGCCCCCTGAAAGTATTCTAAAGCAAAACCTAACCCTTCCCTATTTTGCTCCTGAGCCACTAAGTGAGTTGCCACTGGTCTATCAACGAGACCACCTGTTTCCCTACACCAGCTATGGATCTACCCAGAGTACCCCAAGTCAGCGTCAGTTTGAACTTCTGGTATTGGAAAATGCGGCAGTCCGAGTCAGTATCTGTCCAGAACTGGGGGGGAGAGTCATGAGTTATCTGGATAAGTCCACTGGCAAGGAGCTATTGTTTTCCAATCCGGTGGTTAAACCTACTCGTATCCTTCCCATCTGGGGGTTTATTTCGGGAGGCATCGAATTTAATTTTCCGATTGCCCACTCCCCGACATCGATCGCCCGAGTTGGTCATACGACTGGCTCCACTCAGACAGCAGATGGGAATTACCACTATGTTCGGGTGGGTGAGCGAGAAGCAAGAACAGGAATGGAATGGGTTGTTGAGTTAGGTCTCTGCGGTGACCATCCTGCTCTGATCCAGCGGACCGCACTGCGAAACCCAAGCTCGAAAGCCCATCCGTGGATGATGTGGACCAACTGTGCCGTCCCGTCGACGCCCCATACGGAGTTCATTTTCCCCTCTGGCAAGACATTATGCCACAACAGCCAGCTTACCGAAATCCAATGGCCCAGTGCCGAATGCAACTGGGAAAAAAACATCCATGAAATGACTGGGTTCTTTTGGCAATCCAGCAGAGATTACAGCTTTGGAGTATACCATCACGACACAGATAGTGGTCTGATCCATCTCGCGGACCCAAAGCAAGTCCCGGGCAAAAAACTATGGACCTACGGCCATGGAACCGATTCCGAATGGGCCAAGGAATCCACCGACGGGCTACTTTCGTATTCCGAAATTCAAAGTGGTCCACTCTGTGATCAGGGGCAAAAACCCCTTTTCCCACCCGGAGTAGAAATGCGCTTCGAGGAATATTGGCTTCCAGCGCGAAGACGAGATGATTTTAATGCCCTCGAACTTCCAACTCTAGACCTGCCGATCTGGAGTAAACAAGAGCCTTGGCTCGGATACAAGCACTCTCCCTGGCAATCCGCATGGGAAGCATTTATAGCAGGTAAAGGCAAGCTACCGGACAATGCCAGATCTCGTATTCCCACCGGGCTCGATCTCGAGTCCTCACTGCGAACAAACAAGTCAGCTGATGCAAAAGAGGCCCTCGCCCTATGGCTGATCGGTCAACAACGCCACAATGAAGCTCTAGATCTCCTGCTGCCACTCAAGCATAGCAGTGCACAACGGCTCGTCGGGCTCATTCTCTGGAAGACCAGAAATGAGACCAAACAGGCGTTGAAACATCTGAGACGTGGACCTATGCACGATCCGGTTGCTGTCACAGAACTCGATCAACTACTCGAGCAGCTTCACCTCCATGGAGAACGAGCCACCCTGCTTCATGCAGCTCGTCCTCATCGGCTTATCGTCGAACGTCAAGCCCAGCTTGCCCTCATCCAAGGAAAGCCAGAACAAACGCTCAAGATACTTACAAATACAATCTGGCCAAGAGAACATCAACGGTATGTTCGCAGTGACTTATGGAACCAAGCATGTCAGCTACTCGGTAACAATTGGCCAGTCCCCAATTCCCTCGGAGAAGATTCTTTGGCATCATTTGGAGCTTACTGGTCCGATGAAAAAGCAAGCATATGATCAAGCTCACCACTATTACCCCTCAACATCTCACCCCAAGAACAAAGAACCATGCTTAAAACAGCAAACAGACTAGCCCTCTAGGCGGCGACAGCAACACTGCCCCAGGCAGCCATTACGGTAGCTAGCAGCTATGACCTTGACTCATACAGCTCATCAAACCCAACACTCACTGACAGCTCTGACAACGGCAATGATTTCACAAGCCTTCAAAATCCAGGATCAACCATCACCAATCCAGGCAGTGGACTTGTAGGAGGGAGCGCAAATTCCTTGAACATCAGCGGTGGTGCAAACACCGTTTTTTTCAATGGAGAAAGCTATGGCAATCTGGCTGACAACTTCGCTATTGACTTCTATTACGCGCCTGACAGCACCCTGACCAACGGGATATTAATCGCATCGATTAACGATGAAAGCATTAACCTCAATTTTCGAATCAGCGGTGGTAACTACCAACTGGAAGGCAACGGCATCGGTAGCAGTGTTACAGCTGCGGATGGGGCACGGTAAGACTCACAGCCATCCGCGAAAGCGGCACACCAATTTCTATGTCAACAACAGTCGCATAGGATCCGACACATCTACGGCTGGAACGCTGTATAGTCTCATGCTTGGATTCGGTGCAGGAGGTGTCGCTCTGATGCTTCGCCGCCGCAAGCAACTCAAGAGCCGAAGGGACACTACTATTTGAGCTAACCACCCTTCTCATAGTCAACCGCTTCCATTCCCGTGGGAACGGTTTTTCACCTCATTCCGAGTGGCGGTTCACAAAACATTTCCATCCGATTATCGGGTACAGACTGCCAATTCCGGCAAAAATATGAGATCTGGAAACAAAACGAGAGCACACAGCGTTATGGCTATGTGTTTTACCGAACTTGTATCTAAACATCTCACCGCCAAAGTGTGTAAAAATGACTTCTCTGCCCCCTCCCATGC
This genomic stretch from Oceaniferula marina harbors:
- a CDS encoding DUF5107 domain-containing protein; translation: MASISQPPESILKQNLTLPYFAPEPLSELPLVYQRDHLFPYTSYGSTQSTPSQRQFELLVLENAAVRVSICPELGGRVMSYLDKSTGKELLFSNPVVKPTRILPIWGFISGGIEFNFPIAHSPTSIARVGHTTGSTQTADGNYHYVRVGEREARTGMEWVVELGLCGDHPALIQRTALRNPSSKAHPWMMWTNCAVPSTPHTEFIFPSGKTLCHNSQLTEIQWPSAECNWEKNIHEMTGFFWQSSRDYSFGVYHHDTDSGLIHLADPKQVPGKKLWTYGHGTDSEWAKESTDGLLSYSEIQSGPLCDQGQKPLFPPGVEMRFEEYWLPARRRDDFNALELPTLDLPIWSKQEPWLGYKHSPWQSAWEAFIAGKGKLPDNARSRIPTGLDLESSLRTNKSADAKEALALWLIGQQRHNEALDLLLPLKHSSAQRLVGLILWKTRNETKQALKHLRRGPMHDPVAVTELDQLLEQLHLHGERATLLHAARPHRLIVERQAQLALIQGKPEQTLKILTNTIWPREHQRYVRSDLWNQACQLLGNNWPVPNSLGEDSLASFGAYWSDEKASI